The sequence CCAGGTAGCCACATACGCACCTACCGATGGAGCCTGTGCCTGATACTCAAGAGTACCGGTCTGGCTATTGAGCTTCACGACACCAGGGGTCTCCTCCTGCCATCGGTTCGTAAAGGCATCATAACTATAGAGCGGTATCGAATCACCAGCCTGTACGGCCCGACCAGTTACGCCATTGATCGTGGCCGGATTCAGTTCCATTGACCAGCTTGCGGGTTTCGAAAGCTTATTCGCCAGTTGATAGGTTTCATTATAGATCTCAAACGTCACTGACCCGGCAATTGAGGCTATGCGTAAAGTACCAAGTGACGGCGCGCCATTGCGCCCGTTGACATACGACATGACACCGCCCCCTGGCACCTGGCTTGTCGCATTACTAGTGCGTGCATTCGTGTGAATAACCGACATTGTTAGCCCCCCGCTCACAGGCTGGCCATCGCGGTCAATTAGTTTCGTACCTGCACCAATAGCTACCGAAGCATGATCGACGCCCTTAGTTTGCTCAGCGGTTGTCAGACCAAGAGCTGCCGACACAGTACCATCTGCAGTAGCACGCCCAGTCGTACGGGCAGCCGTAAGCGTGCTAGGCGGTTTAAGCATATTGATCCGACGAACAGTGCGCGTGACCCGACTGGAGCTTGTTAGAGTAATCGGTTGTACAACTGTTAGATAATCGTCGGCTTCAACCACGGCTGTAAATCGAAACGGTGTTTGATTGGACAGGGTCACCGAAGGCGAAGCCGCCAGCAGCAAATTGCCATCCGCGTTAATCTTATACCGTGTCGTATTCAGTGTGGTTACAACCTGGGCAGCGTTAGCACCAGCAATTTTTACCCGATTGGTTTCGGGTACCGGATTTCCGGCCGGGTCGTAGAAACGGTATTCGACTACCCCCGCCTGGATGGGATCTTTTACCCGGAGTTCAACTCCGTCGAGAGGGTTCTGGCAAGAATCGATCAAGGCCGGTAATCCGATCAGGCAATACAGTAGGCAACGACGGTTCATACAGTATAGCAGTTACTTGGAACGATGAAGAGCGTATGAAAGAGTGAAATTGATGGAAGGCAAATAGCGATAGTTCGATAGATTCCTTTCAACAACCGGCACCTGTTCGTCGATCGTTGTCGTTTCCAGAAATCCTTCATAATTAAGCTGTACGCTCGGCCGGCCGAGGTAATATACGCCCATCTCAAAGCCAATGCCAATGCGTTTGCCGGGAATTGTCTGTCCAAATCCCCAACCCAGGTAACCAACTACCGGATGCCAGCGAAAACCCAGATTAACCGTACCTACGTCTTCTGGTTTCAACTCCAGCCCTCCCAGATTCAGGTTGTCGTTGGAGGTAATAACGAAATTTAGATTTGGATGCCACGTGTAACCTACCCCAGCGACAACGAAAAAGGAGCTACGTTGTAGCGGGTACCATTTCAGGCCTGCCTGAGCAATGCCAATCATAAAATCAGGATCAATAGCTATATATGAGTCTGGAGCTGTCTTGACACGTACCGTTTTTCGGTAGGCCATGTACTGTCCGCCAACTCGTGCAACCAATCGATGCGGCTGGCTAAGTATACGATTATAGAATACACCAACGCCTGTTGTCCCTAATTGTGCACTAACGGACTGACGGGAAGCCCCTCTATCTGTAGAATCTGGCTTTATTTGAGCCGAATAGCCTATGTAGGGCACTACAAGCAATCCTAAGAATCTTACTAAAGCTATCATATCAATAACATATTCCTTATATACTATTTATTATATCACAATAAAGGTAACATTTAAGTTATAATAATATGCGAAAAATTGCTTGAATTTTTACGATAAAGGGCCTCAAGTACCAAATAGGCAAGCTTTTTATGGGTAATAGCCTATTTGACACAAACCGTATTTTATTTCATCGAAACGGCATTTTACCAAATAAATACACAAAAAATAGATCAGATAATAAGCTTTGACTGGCCATACGATAGATAATGTACTTGTATCTTATAATAAAAAAAACAATAAATAAGACTAAATGATGACTGGAGGCCTTTTTTAGCTTATTTTAAAAATACCAACCATTAAATTAACTTTATCATGTTTTCGTAAATAAAAATTTTACTAAATTTGCATAGTACTCACAAATGAAGCAAGAAGTATATTTACTTATTAGAATCAAATTTCTCTTGTCAATCAATCATATGTATAGTAGCATCTTGCTTCACAGATTGACGCCAGTAGTAACGAATTGAACTAGCTTATTTAATTCATTTTCATTTCAGACAGTACACAAAACGTTAGCCTTATGAGGTCTTATTTAAATCGCTTTATCCGCAGTCAACGCATACGGGTTGCTCTAGTAAGCTTCGTATTAGGAGGCACCTGCCTAACTAGTTGCGTATCAACAAAACATCTTTCTTATTTTCAGCAAGAACCCGGCAAAGCCGATGCGTTGACAGTTGCAGCTCGCTACGTACCTACGATTCAGCCAGGTGATGTTTTGTCGATACAGGTCAACAGTCTGAATCCTGAAGCTTCTTCGTTCTTCAATCCATATGCTGCCTTTGCTATAGCAGATAGAGGACCTCAGACAAATACCATTGCCAGCACAACTCCGCTACCTTCTGTTAATGGCTATATCGTTGATAATGAGGGTAAAATTGAGGTACCCATGCTCGGAAAAGTAGACGTAAAGGGTAAAACGGTAACTGAAATAAAAGACCAGTTGCGGCAGTCGTTAAAAGAATACCTGAAAGAACCCACAGTCAATGTTCGGAATCAGAATTTTCGAATTTCGGTCATGGGTGAAGTAACAAGACCTTCTTTATATACGATTCCGAACGAACAGATCACGCTCCTGGAAGCTCTCAGTTTATCGGGTGATGTAACAATTTATGGTCGCCGGGATAACGTTCTGCTCATTCGTGAAGAAAACGGTCAGCGTACATTCACGCGAATCGATTTAACCCGCCGTGACTTGTTTACCTCTCCTTATTATTATCTGCATCCAAATGATGTGGTTTATGTAGAACCGGGTCGCGCCCGTGCTGCCACTGCCGACCGTACCAATCAATTGCTCCCCATTGTGCTGAGCGGCTTATCGTTCGTCGCCATCATCTTTTCGCGTTTCTAGGCTTTTCTTTTATCTAAATAAACAGGCATCACTATGTCCAATCAGAATAACTATGCGTATGCTCCGTACCAGGTGTATGAAGCCGAGAATACGCCTAATCTGCGGATGATACTTATGCGGTATGCACAACACTGGAAGTGGTTTGTGCTCTCGCTTCTATTAACTGCGGGTGCTGCTTATGCCTATTTGCTATACCAGACACCCATTTATAAGGTACAGACCAGCCTGTTGATCAAAGACGACAAGAAAGGGCTTAGTGAAGACAACATTTTGAAAGAAATGGACATTTTCACACCCAAGAAAGTCATCGAAAACGAAATGGAAATCCTGAAGTCCTACGCGCTCATGGACAAAGTCGTATCCCGGCTTGGCCTGGATGTGCAGTATTTTCATCCTACAAATACAATTAAAAAGGAGATTTACAATGAATCGCCAATTCGGGTCATTGTTGAAAAAGGCCGCCCGATCCTTTACGAAACAGATTTAACGATTACGGTTGAAAAACCTGGATCTGTTCGTATTGACGATGCTGTTTACCCAGTTAATCAGAGCATCAAAACACCTTATGGTCGTCTGCGGATATTCGCCCGCGATCCATTAAAACCCAGCGCAGAACCAATTATAGTGCGCGTGTCGCCCCGGCAAAAAACAGTTGATGGTTTTCTGAAGCGGCTAACCGTCGATCCAAGCAGTAAGGCGTCAACGGTATTACAGATGACCCTCGAAGATGCCGTTCCGCAAAAAGGTGAAGCGGTACTCAATGAATTAATCACCGAATACAATTCGGCTGCTATCGTCGATAAAAACATTGTCGCATCAAATACGCTGAACTTTATTGAAGAGCGCTTACAACTCATTGCGGGCGAATTATCGACCGTTGAAAAAGGCGTTGAATCGTACAAATCGGCTGAAGGAATCACTGATCTAAGTTCGCAGGCGGCCGTATTTCTGGAAACGGTGAAAGAAAATGACGACCAACTGAATCAGGCAACCATTCAGCTAGGCATCATTCAGGATCTCGAACGCTACGTTAACAGCAAATCGACTGAGCGAGGGGTTGCTCCGAGCGCCCTTACAATCAGTGACCCAGTATTACTTGGTTTAGTTGGAAAGGTAAGCGAGCTGGAATTACAGCGGGATCAACTGAGCCGGACAACGACGATCAATAACCCACTTCTGCAATCATTGGATTCACAGATTAAGGCAACGAAAGAGAGTCTGTCCGAAAATATTCAGAACCTCAAACGGACACTCAGCAGTACGCAATCCAAGCTGAAATCGACCAATCGGCAGTTAGAGGCTCAAATTCGCACGATTCCGACTAAAGAACGGGCATTGGTAAACATCACCCGCCAGCAGTCAATCAAAAACAATCTGTATACCTATCTGCTGGAAAAGCGGGAAGAAACGGCTCTTTCGTATGCGTCAACCGTAGCCGATAGCCGCACTATCGATCCGCCCCGCAGTGGAAGTGAGCCTATCAAGCCTGTAAAAAGCACCATTTTTCTGATGTTCGGTCTATTGGGTCTGGTTTTACCGATTGGGGTACTGGGTGCGCGTGATGCGTTAAACAACCGCATTAGCCGCCGATCTGACGTAGAGGCCATATCGCAGGTGCCAATTTTAGGCGAAATTGTCTCCAGCCGAAATGTAGATCCACTGATTATGGTATCGGGGCAACGCTCCATCATTGCCGAGCAGATCCGAGCCTTGCGTACTAACCTTCAGTTTCTGCGCAGCAACCCAACCGGTAGCCAGGTCGTGATGTTCACATCAAGTATCAGTGGCGAAGGCAAATCGTTTTTGTCGCTGAATCTGGGAGCCAGTCTGGCACTAGTCGATCGTCCGACTGTAATCCTGGAAATGGATCTTCGTAAACCGAAAATTCACTCGGTGCTTGGAATTACCAATACAATTGGCATTAGTAATTACTTAATTCAGGAGGCAACGCTTGATGATGTCTTACAGGAGATTCCGGGCTTTCCGAACTACCACATTATTACCTGCGGACCGATTCCGCCAAACCCGGCCGAGCTACTGAGCAGCCCCGCTTTAGAGCAGTTGTTCCGGGAGTTACGTGAGCGGTTTGCCTATGTTATTGTCGATTCACCACCGATTGGTTTAGTGACAGATGCGCAGTTAATCGCGCCATTCGTCGATGCGACGATGTTCATGGTACGCCATGATCACACGCCCAAGGCGTACCTCCGAATGATCGACAATCTCTATAAAGAGCATCGTTTCCAGCGTCTGAACCTGATTCTGAACGCAGTAGGCGGTGGTGAGTCGTATCAATATGGTTATGGGTACGGTTACAGCAATTATGGTGGCTACTACGAAGAATCGAATCAGGTAGCCAAAGCGTCGGCCCGTAAACGGCGCTAACGAAATGACTTTAAGTTAACGGACTACTAACCCGCTCATTCACATGCTCGACTTTTCATTGCCGTCGCTCAATGACCCAGCGGTAATCAACGAATCGTTTTCAGCAGAAGGTAATGCTACAACCAGATCGGCTCAGATATACCGATGGGTAAAGCGTCTGTTCGATGTTATGGTATCCAGTGTGGTCATTATTTCGCTGCTGATCTGGCTGGTGCCTGTAATTGGTTTGCTCATTCGGCTGACCTCACCCGGCCCAATCGTATTCATGCAATTACGAACGGGCCGGAATGGTCGTCCATTTCGATGCTTCAAGTTTCGTACGATGACTTACGAACGGGAAGCCGAATTTCGGCAGGCCACTAAAAACGATATGCGTGTAACCCGCGTTGGGCGCATCCTGCGCAAATCGAACCTCGACGAACTGCCCCAGGTTTTTAATGTGCTGCTGGGCGATATGAGCATTGTGGGGCCTCGCCCCCACCCGATTCAACTGGATGCGAAACACTGGAAAACGTTGCCGGGTTACCCGGCCCGGTATGTGGTAAAGCCAGGAATTACAGGGCTGGCCCAATCGCGGGGTTGCCGGGGCGAAACGGCTCATGTGCTTGACATGAAGCACCGAGTCCGTTACGATCACCTTTATATCCGCAGGCAATCGTTACCGCTGGACCTTAAAATCTGTTTCTGGACAGCCTACAAAATGGTGAAAGGTGACGAAAAGGCGCACTGATTCACACCACCAACTTATCTGATAAGCATGAAGTTACTGCATAAAAATTCATTGAGTGGCGTTGGACAATTGGTACTAACAGCCGGTCTGACCTTTTTCAGTATACCTATATTTATCAGAACATTAGGTGATGAAGCTTATGGAGCTTTCTCAATCGTAACATTGGCTGGCAATCTTAACATTTTTGCTAACCTCGGCTTAAACACCGCTTTACTTAAGTTTCTGTCGGTACAGGGGAAATCGAAAGAGTCTGACCATGATATTGCCCTGACGCTTGGACTGCTACTGCTGATTATGGTTCCGTTAAGTACGCTTGCCATTTATCAACAATCATACATTTTGCAATCTATGCTAGGTATGTCGACCAAGCTTTATATTCAGGTGGCTACCTTATATCGATGTGTTGTGGTAGCCAATCTGATTATTCTGCTGGGTCAAACATTCACTACGGTTCTGGACTCCCAACAGCGTATGTACCTGACGAATTTTTATCAGCTGATTTACAGCATCCTATACTGGGGTGGGCTTATAGTAGTCGTTAGCCTCGGTTATGGACTCCCTGAAATCGGATTTATTATTCTGGCGGCTGCTATAATTTGGTTTAGTCTGGTACTTATAGCAGCCTGGCGAATTTGGGGATGGTTGCAATTAGAAGGCTTGCGAGCTAACCTGGTCCGAATAGCTCGTAAACAGATATCATTCAGTTCTAAAGTGTACGCAGCTGGTCTACTAACTATGCTTTTTGAGCCTATGACCAAAGTGTTAGTTGCACGCCTGATTGGTGTGAGAGAAGTGGGATATTTAGAGATTGCCTATAAAGTTCGATCACAGCTGTGGGCACTGGTAACGAAGGTTACTTATCCGATTTACCCAAAAATTGCGCGTGAAAACGATCCCCACCAGCTTAGTCAACTTTTGGGTGGTTATCAAACAGGAATGCTACTGATTATGATGCCTTTCCTGTTGTTTTTATCGCTCGCATTGCCAGACTTATTTTTATTATGGTTGCCAACGACCACTACCATCATCGTAACAGCCACCCTCTATATTTCGGCAACGTTCGTCATCAACAGCCTGTCAATTCCCCCTTATTATTTTCTGATGAGCCGCCAGCATGTCAGTAAAACAGTCTGGATACAGTTAACAAATGTGGGCGTTAATCTACTTGTCATTCTGCTAACCTACCGCGTCATGGGCATTTATGGATTTATACTAGGAAATTCCATAGCTATTCTTACTTCTATGGTTTTATGCCTGTATTATCAGAAAAAATACCTTGGAAAACTGGCAATTGACATGGCTCATATACGTCGATTTTTGATAATTGTACTTCCAGTTAGTGGAATAGCCCTGGTTAGTAACTCACTGCTACATGAATCCTGGCTACGACTTGGTGTAATAGGCATTTTGACGGTAATTCTGTATGGCTTACTCCTGCGGAATTCTTACAAAATGTTGAAATCTATAGCTATCTAATTGACCATGAGAAAGTTATTGCGTAACATATCCCGCATGGTAAAAGAAAACCTAGCTCTGATTCGATCAACTATCACTTATCATAAAATCAAGCTATTTTACCCACGCGTCAAGTTGGGTCAGAATGTTCGGTTCTATGGACCAATTCAATTGCGGATTTCGGGAACAGCTACCGTTCATATTGGCGATAATGTTACGTTTCGCTCGTCGACTTCATACAATTTTGTTGGCATCAACAGACCTGTTTCAATTTACGTAGGTGATCAGGCAACGCTGGAAATTGGCCACAATTGTGGGTTTTCAGGAACAGCTATTTTCGTGACCAGTAGCATACATGTTGGTTCATATAGCAATTTTGGAGGCAACAGCAGTCTTTGGGATACAGATTTTCATCCGCTCGACTATAGGTTACGTCGCGTGCAGTTAGAAGGAACCAGAACGTCTCCTATCAAGATAGGCGAAGATGTTTTTATTGGGGCTAATGTATTAATTCTTAAGGGTGTTACAATAGGCCCACGGTCGATTGTAGGGGCAGGTTCGGTTGTGAGCAAAGCTATTCCGGCAGATCAGATCTGGGCCGGAAACCCGGCCCAGTTTATCCGCTATATACAATCAGCGCCTATTGATTACAATGCGAATTCGTCGCAGTTGGAAGTTTTACCTGCTTAAACCATTCGTCATATGCTGGGCATCTTATTAACATTGCTGGCGTTAATGTTATTCATTAACAAACGGTACGAATATTCTTTGCTGGCTTTTCTCTTATTAATCACAAACGGCTTCCAGATACTTCCATCCGCCGTTTTGTTAACGGGAGCCCCTGTCGAGAAACCGACAGATATGGCTATTTTTTTTGTATTGGGCGTCTTTCTTCATCGCTTCGATACAATAAGGCAGATTATTAGACATGAGCGTATTTTTCGCTGGCTACTTGCCTTTTTGGCCTTTATTGCACTGGATGCCATCTATAGTTATCAGGTGTTAGGATATGATCTTATAGGAATTCTTAAAGTTTTTCGAAATTACCTGTGTCTGCTCAGTTTCGGCGTGTTTGTCATGGTGCCTACTCCTGTTTTGCTTCGTGTATTACATGTATTAGCCGTTATTACAGTTATTCAGTGTATCCTATATCTAGCTCAGATACCCACTGGTGTCGCATTACTTCAAGCGGGTTCAGCCGGTAGTGAAATAACAGTTCATGGATCGGAAGAAACTGGATTTATCCGGTTTTATAACACGCCAATGTTTTTAACGCCTACGCTGTTTTATTATCTGTTTGTATTTCATTGTAAATCTCAAGTAATCCATAAACTGGTATTGAGTCTACTGATCTTGACAGTAGTGGCTCCTATGCACCGCAACTATATGTTTTGCTTAGCCTTGGTAGCCAGTCTGCATGTTTTATTCCATCAATCGCAAAAACGACGCATTTTATACATAGCGGGTTTGCTACTGATTGGTTTTGGGCTTTTAACGGTCGATCCCGTAAACAACCGACTGACTCAAGGCCTTGATGATTTTAAACAAACTTTTACCGGAAAGCAGTCATTTGCCAATAAAGATTATGACAATAACACGTTTGCTTACCGGATGGCCCATCTCTTCGAACGTATAGACTATGTCGTTAGCCAACCCGACCGGTATGTATTTGGTATTGGCCTGTTGTCAGAAGATACGCGTCAAGCTGAAAAATTACCTTTTAGTGTCGGCGTATTTAACGAACGTCTTGAACGAACCACACAAATAAATACTGGTGATATTGCATGGTCGTTACTGATTCTGCAACTGGGCTTTTTAGGGACAGGTTTATTCGTTCTGTTAATGATCCATTTTATCCGTTTTTTCTATCAACATCGATCAATTCCGTTCAGTGCACTCGGCCTATCGACACTTTCACTTACATTATTGATTTCTTTTACAGGAACCGAGATTCTGATGATTCCTTTTCGAACGTACTTATTACTATTGGCGGCTATTGTTGTAAAAATGGCTTATTCTCCTGGTGCTGTCTCCGTAAGCCCTAATCAGGCTCAGCCAATATATAATCAGCCCCTTGTACAGGTATAGTCAGGATTTGGGCTTTGCATCTGTTTAAACGTTATTATCAATAAAAACCGCACTAGCTATGAATGTAAAACTCCCCAAAGTGTCTATCATAACACCTTCCTATAATCAGGGGCGTTTTATTGAAGCCACTATCCAGTCAGTACTGAATCAAACTTATCCGAACATTGAATATATTATTATTGATGGTGGATCAACTGATCAGACAATGTCAGTCGTTGAGCGTTATCGTTCCCAAATCGATATAGTTATTCATGAGAAAGATCGAGGCCAGTCTGATGCAATTAACAAAGGGTTTAAACTGGCAACAGGCGAATTGGTTGGCTGGCTTAATTCTGATGACATTTTATATCCCGAATGTGTTGCCGAAATCGTGCGACTGTATGAACAACATCCTGATGGCTCCATCTATTATATTCCCCTACAAAATGGAATTGATGCTGCCGGACGTGTTCATAATCTGGCACATCGGGAAATTCCGGATAAACAATATCTGCTAAATGAAGACTATAGTATCATTCAGCCCTCTTCCTTTTATAACCGGAATAGTGTTATAAAAGCAGGGTATGTTGATGATAGAATTCACTATTGCATGGATTTGGACCTTTGGCTTAGGCTACTCGACTGGGGGCCCATTTACTACTCCAAAGTCAATGTACCCCTTTCCGGCTTCAGAAACTGGGAGCTTTCCAAGACAACAACTGGCACCGACAAATTCTTGAAAGAAATCGAGAAAACGCTGCTAAAGCACGGAGCTTCTGCTTATTCTAAAAATATGCGTAGAATCCAAATTAGTCTGCTCAAAGTTCACATCAAACGTTTCCTGCGCTATGAAAATGCACGTAAGCCTGTTCTATCATAAGGCCATTACCCCTCCTCATGCTAATCAGATCTTTACTGGTTTTAAAGCCTTGAGTAAACAGGGGTTAATTCAACTAAG comes from Spirosoma aureum and encodes:
- a CDS encoding polysaccharide biosynthesis/export family protein translates to MRSYLNRFIRSQRIRVALVSFVLGGTCLTSCVSTKHLSYFQQEPGKADALTVAARYVPTIQPGDVLSIQVNSLNPEASSFFNPYAAFAIADRGPQTNTIASTTPLPSVNGYIVDNEGKIEVPMLGKVDVKGKTVTEIKDQLRQSLKEYLKEPTVNVRNQNFRISVMGEVTRPSLYTIPNEQITLLEALSLSGDVTIYGRRDNVLLIREENGQRTFTRIDLTRRDLFTSPYYYLHPNDVVYVEPGRARAATADRTNQLLPIVLSGLSFVAIIFSRF
- a CDS encoding GumC family protein; the encoded protein is MSNQNNYAYAPYQVYEAENTPNLRMILMRYAQHWKWFVLSLLLTAGAAYAYLLYQTPIYKVQTSLLIKDDKKGLSEDNILKEMDIFTPKKVIENEMEILKSYALMDKVVSRLGLDVQYFHPTNTIKKEIYNESPIRVIVEKGRPILYETDLTITVEKPGSVRIDDAVYPVNQSIKTPYGRLRIFARDPLKPSAEPIIVRVSPRQKTVDGFLKRLTVDPSSKASTVLQMTLEDAVPQKGEAVLNELITEYNSAAIVDKNIVASNTLNFIEERLQLIAGELSTVEKGVESYKSAEGITDLSSQAAVFLETVKENDDQLNQATIQLGIIQDLERYVNSKSTERGVAPSALTISDPVLLGLVGKVSELELQRDQLSRTTTINNPLLQSLDSQIKATKESLSENIQNLKRTLSSTQSKLKSTNRQLEAQIRTIPTKERALVNITRQQSIKNNLYTYLLEKREETALSYASTVADSRTIDPPRSGSEPIKPVKSTIFLMFGLLGLVLPIGVLGARDALNNRISRRSDVEAISQVPILGEIVSSRNVDPLIMVSGQRSIIAEQIRALRTNLQFLRSNPTGSQVVMFTSSISGEGKSFLSLNLGASLALVDRPTVILEMDLRKPKIHSVLGITNTIGISNYLIQEATLDDVLQEIPGFPNYHIITCGPIPPNPAELLSSPALEQLFRELRERFAYVIVDSPPIGLVTDAQLIAPFVDATMFMVRHDHTPKAYLRMIDNLYKEHRFQRLNLILNAVGGGESYQYGYGYGYSNYGGYYEESNQVAKASARKRR
- a CDS encoding sugar transferase: MLDFSLPSLNDPAVINESFSAEGNATTRSAQIYRWVKRLFDVMVSSVVIISLLIWLVPVIGLLIRLTSPGPIVFMQLRTGRNGRPFRCFKFRTMTYEREAEFRQATKNDMRVTRVGRILRKSNLDELPQVFNVLLGDMSIVGPRPHPIQLDAKHWKTLPGYPARYVVKPGITGLAQSRGCRGETAHVLDMKHRVRYDHLYIRRQSLPLDLKICFWTAYKMVKGDEKAH
- a CDS encoding oligosaccharide flippase family protein, coding for MKLLHKNSLSGVGQLVLTAGLTFFSIPIFIRTLGDEAYGAFSIVTLAGNLNIFANLGLNTALLKFLSVQGKSKESDHDIALTLGLLLLIMVPLSTLAIYQQSYILQSMLGMSTKLYIQVATLYRCVVVANLIILLGQTFTTVLDSQQRMYLTNFYQLIYSILYWGGLIVVVSLGYGLPEIGFIILAAAIIWFSLVLIAAWRIWGWLQLEGLRANLVRIARKQISFSSKVYAAGLLTMLFEPMTKVLVARLIGVREVGYLEIAYKVRSQLWALVTKVTYPIYPKIARENDPHQLSQLLGGYQTGMLLIMMPFLLFLSLALPDLFLLWLPTTTTIIVTATLYISATFVINSLSIPPYYFLMSRQHVSKTVWIQLTNVGVNLLVILLTYRVMGIYGFILGNSIAILTSMVLCLYYQKKYLGKLAIDMAHIRRFLIIVLPVSGIALVSNSLLHESWLRLGVIGILTVILYGLLLRNSYKMLKSIAI
- a CDS encoding acyltransferase; the encoded protein is MRKLLRNISRMVKENLALIRSTITYHKIKLFYPRVKLGQNVRFYGPIQLRISGTATVHIGDNVTFRSSTSYNFVGINRPVSIYVGDQATLEIGHNCGFSGTAIFVTSSIHVGSYSNFGGNSSLWDTDFHPLDYRLRRVQLEGTRTSPIKIGEDVFIGANVLILKGVTIGPRSIVGAGSVVSKAIPADQIWAGNPAQFIRYIQSAPIDYNANSSQLEVLPA
- a CDS encoding glycosyltransferase family 2 protein yields the protein MNVKLPKVSIITPSYNQGRFIEATIQSVLNQTYPNIEYIIIDGGSTDQTMSVVERYRSQIDIVIHEKDRGQSDAINKGFKLATGELVGWLNSDDILYPECVAEIVRLYEQHPDGSIYYIPLQNGIDAAGRVHNLAHREIPDKQYLLNEDYSIIQPSSFYNRNSVIKAGYVDDRIHYCMDLDLWLRLLDWGPIYYSKVNVPLSGFRNWELSKTTTGTDKFLKEIEKTLLKHGASAYSKNMRRIQISLLKVHIKRFLRYENARKPVLS